In Helianthus annuus cultivar XRQ/B chromosome 9, HanXRQr2.0-SUNRISE, whole genome shotgun sequence, the following are encoded in one genomic region:
- the LOC110877641 gene encoding probable protein phosphatase 2C 59, whose translation MGYLSSVSSASMGQPNGDSPVSGGGLSEDSKFSYGFASSPGKRSSMEDFYEARIDSVDGETIGLFGVFDGHGGARAAEYVKQHLFSNLIKHPKFISDTKAAISDAYSHTDTEFLKSENNQNRDAGSTASTAILVGDRLLVANVGDSRAVICRGGKAFAVSRDHKPDQSDERQRIEDAGGFVMWAGTWRVGGVLAVSRAFGDKLLKQYVVADPEIQEEKVDNSLEFLILASDGLWDVVTNDEAVAMAIPIDSPEEAAKRLMQEASQRGSADNITVVVVRFLDNEASGSSSH comes from the coding sequence ATGGGGTATTTGAGTTCAGTTTCATCGGCCAGCATGGGTCAACCGAATGGTGATTCGCCTGTTAGTGGTGGTGGTCTGAGTGAAGACTCAAAGTTCAGCTACGGGTTTGCAAGTTCTCCAGGAAAAAGATCTTCGATGGAGGATTTCTACGAGGCAAGAATCGATAGCGTAGATGGTGAAACGATTGGTTTGTTTGGAGTGTTTGATGGTCATGGTGGAGCTCGAGCTGCAGAGTACGTCAAGCAACATCTTTTCAGTAATCTCATCAAGCATCCGAAGTTCATATCTGACACCAAAGCGGCAATATCGGACGCGTACAGTCATACAGATACCGAGTTTCTGAAATCAGAGAACAATCAGAACCGTGATGCTGGATCAACTGCTTCAACCGCTATTCTTGTCGGTGACCGTTTGCTCGTTGCAAACGTCGGTGACTCACGCGCTGTTATTTGCAGGGGTGGTAAAGCCTTTGCTGTTTCCCGTGACCATAAGCCGGATCAAAGTGATGAACGACAACGTATTGAGGATGCTGGTGGTTTTGTCATGTGGGCTGGGACTTGGAGAGTCGGTGGTGTTCTTGCTGTTTCCCGTGCGTTCGGTGATAAACTTTTGAAGCAATACGTTGTGGCGGATCCGGAGATTCAAGAGGAAAAGGTTGATAACTCACTTGAGTTTCTAATTCTCGCAAGTGATGGGCTCTGGGATGTTGTAACCAACGATGAGGCCGTTGCAATGGCGATACCAATTGACAGCCCAGAAGAAGCAGCAAAAAGGCTGATGCAGGAGGCGTCTCAGAGAGGTAGTGCGGATAATATAACAGTAGTTGTCGTTCGTTTCTTGGATAATGAAGCTAGTGGCTCGAGTTCCCATTGA